TGGTACACCGAGCCGTCGAACAGCACCCGCTCCTTGATTACCAGTCTTCGACGCCTGGGTACCAGGGGTGTAGGCGGGGCTAGACGAACATCCCAGATGTCTTCTTTGAAGCCTCGTCTCAGCTCGATCTCGTCCCGAAAACCGCTGGTCGTAAGCAGGCCGGTGAGGGCACCGCTGCCTTCAATAAGCGTGTTGTCGCCAACCGTAGTGCCATGAATCACCGCATCGAGGCGACCCAGCAGCGCAGCCGTGTCGAGATCGAGGCGCCGGGCGAGTTTTTCCAGGCCGTTGATAACCGCATCAGAGCGGTCGTCTGGCGTACTGAGCACCTTGTCGAGAATCAGTCCCCGGTCAGTCTGCAGGGCGAAATCGGTAAAGGTTCCGCCAATGTCGATTCCGACGCGCCAACCCATCAGTTCGAAGATTCCAGTCCGGGATCCCCAGACCGCTCGGCTGTGAGAAGTTGCCGAAGGTCGCTGGTGGCGGGCAAGTCGATTTTGAGGTCCTGTTGTTCCAGTGTTCCGGCCAGTACGACGCCGTACCGGGTGCGTGCGCCTTCCGGACTCACGTACTCGTCGAGAACGTCTTCAAGCACCGCGGCGGGATCGCGTAGAAGTGGGTTTTCGAATCCACCGCCACCACCGTACTGGTACGCGATTACCGCGCCCGCAGGCAACTGGGCTCGAAGCGAATTTTCTACCTCGTATTCCTCGGGCGTGCCCACGCAGAAACGGTTGCCGTAGGGGCTGCCGGGGTCTCCACCCCTGAGGCCGTTGAGCGGGTGTTTCTGCGAAACCATCCAGGCGATCGCCATTGTCGGCTCGAGAATCTTTTTGCTGTTGAGCGAGCCAGGCTGCCCACGCCAGCGCCCGGCACCGCCCGTGTCAGTAGTCATTTCACGCGACAGGTTGATAACGGGAAAACGGCTCTCTGCGTCTTCGGCTTGCGCGAGTACGAGATTGCCGAGACCGCTGCACATCGACCCCCAGCCGTCGACACCCTGGGTTGCCGATGCGTCGGAAGCCCTGACGTCAACGCCTTGGTCCATCCACATATTGCCCTGTTCGTCAGCACCAACCACGGCGTTGGGCATGCCGAGCTTGTACACCTGCGGAGAGGAGCGTTCCGGAAGAATCTCGGACAAGGCCACGCAGATAGCTTCGGCGATCTCGCAGGCCGGGTGAAAAGCTCCCAGCGCTGCTGGCTTGTTGGGCGGAGGCTGCAGGATGGTTCCGTACGGAATGACCAGGTTGACCGCATTGAACAAGCCCTCGTTCTTGGCGATGGTCGGGTCAACCATTGATGCCAACTGGGCCATGGCGTAACCACGGCTGTTGGAAAAGGTATTCCATACGTTGGAGAGCTCGGGCCTGTCGTCGCTGCCCGTCATGTCGACGGTCAGTTGGTCGTTGGCAACCGTACAATTAACGTGAACGTGCACGTCCGGGTTGCCCGCCGTGTCCTGGTCTATGAAGACATCGGCTTCGTAGGATCCATCCGGCCAGCTCTCCACTTCGGCCCTGAAACGTCGCTCAGTCTCGTCGATGTTGTAGTTGATCGCTGCTTTTATGCGATCGTCACCTTCGCGGTCGACCAACTCTCCCAGCAGGCTGGCACCAAGTTGCGCGGCTGCGATCATCGCCGAGATATCGCCCTCAAAAGAGGGCAGGCGGTTGTTGCGCACCAACATGTCCACCGCGTCGCCACGCTTGCGGCCACGGTGAACCAGCTTGAGGCGCGGGATGGCCATACCTTCCTGGAAAATATCGACCGCGTCGGGCGAAAAACCACCGGGGTCCTTGCCCCCGGTGTCGCCCTGGTGGGCTTGCAGCGCAGCGATGAGCAATACCTTGCCGTCACGGTCATAGACCGGCGCGTAAACCGTGTAGTCGGGTAGGTGGCCTCCGCCATAGTCGGGGTCGTTGCCGACGAAGACATCGCCCGCTCCCCAGTCATCTGTTTTCTGGTTCTCGAGTCCCCACCTCACAGCCATGGGTGAAATGAAGAGCAACTGGGGAATTCCCACCGAAAGCCCGGCGAGCCTTCCGTTACCGTCCATGATGCTACCGTTTCGCTCGTTCGACTGGTTGATAATTGCCGACGATGCCGAACGTCCCAGCAGGGTGGCCGTCTCGAAACATACGGTTTCGAACGCACCGCGGATGATGTCGGCGCTGACCGGGTCGATCTGGCCCGCACCGTCCAGGGCCGCCCGTCTCGCCGCCAACCTGAGGTTTAACTCTTCGCTCAATGTTATCCCCGCGCTGCAGAGCAACGAACTCGTGAAAGGAAGTACAATCTTAGCGGCAATCCCGCAAGAGCCCCCGCGACCGTCAGAACTGCAACAGGTGAAATGTAACATATTGACGGAGTGTGTCTAATTTGTTAGCTTCTCCGGGTGGAGGAAGCTCAAGGATGTTGAAGCAGGGTCGAGGCGCTGCCGGAACTCGATTGGTACCCAGGTGGGCTTACGATGAGGGCGGGCCTTTCGCGCGCGGTACCATCCGCGAGGCGACCCGGGAGCGAATTCTTGATGGAGCCATGAAGTCGGTGTCCAGCCACGGCCTTCGCAATCTCGAAATGACCGACGTGAGCGTCAGTGCCGGCGTGTCCCGCGGCACCCTGTACCGTTACTTCTCGAACCGCGACGAATTGCTGCACAGCCTGACGATTCGCGAGGCTCACAATTTCTGGACACGTTGCGTAGGGGCCCTCGAAGATTGCGAACGGGACGAAGAACGACTCAAGTTGTTGATGCTTCACGCTACCCGCTACGTCAAAGAACACGCCGCCCTGCAGCGCCTGCTCGAGACCGACCCCGCCTTCGTTCTTTCCTCGCTCAGGCAGAGTTTCCCCTCTGTGCGCGACGAACTTGGCAGGCTGCTTGCCCCGGCCCTTGCAAGCAGTGAGCCCGTGAAAGCGGGCGTTGTTTCGGTCGATCAGCTGGTCGATTGGCTGACACGCATACTCGTTACGACTTATCTCTTTCCGCCAGAAGACAACACTGCCATGGAAAACGCCATGGAGTCGATGCACGGCCTGTTGCAGGAGAGTGGCGCAAGCAGTGAATCATGACCCTTCATTTCTTTTACCGCAGGACTGGCACCAGGGAGCATGGGCCCAGCAATTCGTTTGCGCGACACTCGGGAGAATAGCACGTTGAGAGATTACCAGATCATTGATTGCGATCAGCACGTCATCGAACCCCCGGAGTTGTGGGAAAAGTGGTTGCCTAGCAAGTATGCTGATGTCGCCCCGAAACTGGTAAAAGACGAGGATGGTGGCGACGCCTGGCTACTGGGTGAACACAAAGAAGCCATCGGGCTGGTCGCGGCAAAGGGGGTTTCACCGAAAGACCTCAAATGGACTGGCACCTGCTATTCCGACTTGCATCCCGGCATCTTTCGCTCGGCCGAACGCCTTGAACTCATGGACGAAGACGGCATCGACGCGGCGGTTTTCTTTCCGCCGCAGCGCACAATGATCTACTTCATGACACTCAAGGACAACGAGTTTCATCTCGCTGGTATGCGAGCCTACAACGATTTTATAGACGACTGGGTGTCCGTGGACAGGAGCAGGCTGGGGGCGATATGGCAGATGCCGGCCACGGGGGCCGACGACGCGGCCGCCGAGCTACGCAGGGCGGCCGAGGCCGGAGCCGTGGGTGTAGGGCTCGCTTCGTGGCCCAGTGGGGGAATGGTTCTCTCTGCTGCCGATGATCCGTTCTGGGCTGTCGCCGACGAACTAAACATGCCCGTGCACGTCCACATCGGTCTCACACCGGCGAGGCAACCGGTGCAGCGCGTTGCCGCACGCAAAGGTGGGGCCGCGCAGCTCGTCCTGTTGGCAGGCACAATGTCGCGTATGCCCTTGATAATCGCCGAGATGATATTTAACGAAGTGTTCGACCGCTTCCCGGGCCTGGTCATGGTCGGTGGTGAAGTCGGAGCGGGCTGGGTTCCTTACCTTCTCAGTGAAATGGACGATCGTTACCGGCGTAACCGTTACTGGTGTGACGTAAACCTGGAGCTGGAACCTAGCGAATACTTCCGGCGTAACTGGAAGGTGGGTTTTCTGAGGGATCCCTACGGCGTGCGCAACTGCCGTGACGTGGGAGTTGAGAACATGATGTGGTGCAGCGATTTTCCGCACCACATCAACGATTGGCCTAATTCGCGCCAACTTATCTCCGAGATGAGCGAGGGCGTAGACGCGAGCGACGCGCGCAAACTTTTTTGCGAGAATGCGGGCCAGCTCTACGGCTTCACCTCGCGACCCTGAAGACCACGGAATCACTGCCAATGGCCAACGTGGATGCTTGGGCTCGGTTCTGCAATAGACTCGAAGATGCCGGCGAGGTGATCAACCGAGCGGGCACTCCCGGGGACGAACTGACCCGCGCCGAAGGCTATCGCTACCTGTCGCGGCTGACCCGGCTTGCTCTTGAGAAACATCTTGAGCACGCCGATCCCGGCGC
This genomic stretch from Candidatus Binatota bacterium harbors:
- a CDS encoding hydantoinase B/oxoprolinase family protein, producing MSEELNLRLAARRAALDGAGQIDPVSADIIRGAFETVCFETATLLGRSASSAIINQSNERNGSIMDGNGRLAGLSVGIPQLLFISPMAVRWGLENQKTDDWGAGDVFVGNDPDYGGGHLPDYTVYAPVYDRDGKVLLIAALQAHQGDTGGKDPGGFSPDAVDIFQEGMAIPRLKLVHRGRKRGDAVDMLVRNNRLPSFEGDISAMIAAAQLGASLLGELVDREGDDRIKAAINYNIDETERRFRAEVESWPDGSYEADVFIDQDTAGNPDVHVHVNCTVANDQLTVDMTGSDDRPELSNVWNTFSNSRGYAMAQLASMVDPTIAKNEGLFNAVNLVIPYGTILQPPPNKPAALGAFHPACEIAEAICVALSEILPERSSPQVYKLGMPNAVVGADEQGNMWMDQGVDVRASDASATQGVDGWGSMCSGLGNLVLAQAEDAESRFPVINLSREMTTDTGGAGRWRGQPGSLNSKKILEPTMAIAWMVSQKHPLNGLRGGDPGSPYGNRFCVGTPEEYEVENSLRAQLPAGAVIAYQYGGGGGFENPLLRDPAAVLEDVLDEYVSPEGARTRYGVVLAGTLEQQDLKIDLPATSDLRQLLTAERSGDPGLESSN
- a CDS encoding TetR/AcrR family transcriptional regulator, whose product is MLKQGRGAAGTRLVPRWAYDEGGPFARGTIREATRERILDGAMKSVSSHGLRNLEMTDVSVSAGVSRGTLYRYFSNRDELLHSLTIREAHNFWTRCVGALEDCERDEERLKLLMLHATRYVKEHAALQRLLETDPAFVLSSLRQSFPSVRDELGRLLAPALASSEPVKAGVVSVDQLVDWLTRILVTTYLFPPEDNTAMENAMESMHGLLQESGASSES